TTCCCCCTTCTGGCGAGAGCCCGAAACCCTCCGGCTCGAGGCCCGCGCCATCCGCGAGACCCTCTACCGCCAGGCCGAGCGCCACGGGCGTTTTGTGTTTAGCTTCGAGCCGGGGGGCTCTCACACCTTCTCCGACGAGCCGGCGGGCAGCCTGCTATTGCTACCGCACCTGGGCTTTTGCAACCGCCAAGACCCTATCTGGCAGGCCACCGCCCTGTGGATTCTGGGCGACGACAACCCCCACCACTACAAGGGGCGCTTCCCTGGCGAGGGCTCGGCGCACTTTCCCTTTCCCTCGGGCTTTGGGCTGGCCAACCGGATTTTGTCGGGGCTGATGCGGCCTGCGGGGGATGCCCTGATGATTTTGGAGCAGGCCCCCTTAGACCAGGGCTACTCACCTGAGTCCTTCGACCTCGAGACCGGCCAGGCCCGCACCGGGGTAGGGTTTGCCGCGCTGGCCGGCTTTATCGCCTATGCGTTGGCGGCAGGTAAGGAAGGCCGCTCGCCTTTGGGCTAAGGCCTCACGCCACCCGCCCGATCATGAAGAGCAGCAGTACCGCTCCCGCCAGCGCCGTTACCAGCGCCGCGGTGCGGGTCTTGCGGAAGAAGAGCGAAAGCCCAAAGCCGGTCAGGGCCACCAGCAACAAAAAGCCACCCGAGAGGTCGATCAGCCAGGCCCAGGCCGCGCCCGCATCGCGCCCGCGGTGCAGGTCGTTGAGCACCGCCACCGGCCCTTGAGCCACCACCTTCAGGGTGTAGCTGCCGTCGGTGCGGTTGATGAAGGCATCGGCGGAGTAGCCTGGGGCCCGGAAGCTGATGGAGGCCTCCTGGTCATCGGCGCGGGTATCACTCACCCGGCCCTTGAGGTTGTGGGCAGCGCGGAGGGCCTCGGCGGTTTGCAGCCAGTTGACCTCGCCCCCTTGCTGCCAGTTTTGCGGCAGGGTGCCGCTGTAGGTGTGGGTGGTCTGGGCGGTGCCAAACATCCACTCGGGGTGGTTGAGGGTGATGCCGGTGGCGGCGAAGAAAAGCACCACCAAAAGGCTCAGCATGGAGGCATAAAGGTGCAACCAGCGGGCCAGGGCATACAGCCTCGAGCGTAAGGGTTTCTGGGTTCTCTCGCCTACCGCTTCAACCCTGCTTGTCATAGGTAAGCGTCACCTCCTTCAGCTCGCTGGCCACGCTGTAGCTGCGCTTGAAGGGGGTCTGGCCCAGGGCCACTTTCTCGCGGAAGAGTTCGTAGGGGCCGTGCTCCCGCACCAGCTCCACGCACACAAAGTACTCGCCCTGGTTCACCCAGTTGCCCCTATCGTCCTTGCCGTCCCAGGTCAGGGTGTAGCGGCCCGGCATCCGGGTCGGCC
This genomic stretch from Meiothermus sp. harbors:
- a CDS encoding PepSY-associated TM helix domain-containing protein, which encodes MTSRVEAVGERTQKPLRSRLYALARWLHLYASMLSLLVVLFFAATGITLNHPEWMFGTAQTTHTYSGTLPQNWQQGGEVNWLQTAEALRAAHNLKGRVSDTRADDQEASISFRAPGYSADAFINRTDGSYTLKVVAQGPVAVLNDLHRGRDAGAAWAWLIDLSGGFLLLVALTGFGLSLFFRKTRTAALVTALAGAVLLLFMIGRVA